CTCCACCTTGATCACCTCCGCGCCCAGGTCCGCGAGCACCTGCGTGCACCACGGGCCGGCGAGGATGCGGCCCAGGTCGAGGACGCGGATGCCGTTCAGCGTGCCGGGCATGGGTCCTGCCGATCGGGATGGCGAAGGGGTGCGGTCACGGGTCCACCAGGATGCCGGGATTCAGGATGAGCTTCGGGTCGAGCTTGTGCTTCACCACGCGCAGCGTCTCGGCGAAGAGCGGAGGGATTTCCCTGTCGTACCACTGGCGGTGGTCGGGACCGAGCGAATGGTGGTGCGTGATCGTGCCGCCCGCGTCGCACATCGCCTGCGAGGCGGCCGACTTGATGGCCCAGAACTGCTCGACCAGCTTCGACTTGTCGCCGAACGCGTGCCAGGTGAAGTAGGGCGCCGGTCCGTCGGGATAGACGTGGGTGAAGCGCACGGTGCAGGTGCCCGGGCGGCCCGTCACTTCGCGGATGGCGGCCAGCGTTCGCTCCTTCACGCTCGCCTGGAAGGCCATGTAGCGGTCCCACGTGATGCAGCTCTCGCTCGTGTCGCGCATCACGCCGCGGGCGATCGCGTGCTGGCGCAGGTACGGCCCGCGCAGGAACTTGTTGCGCCAGTTGCCGGCCGCGCCCTTGCGCTGCGAATCCTCCTCCTGCAGCGCCTGCTTGTCCCATTCCCCGCCGTGGTCCGCGCAGATCTCGAGCGCGCGGTTCATCCACGGCTCGAGCGGATGGTCGCCCGACTCGAAGGTGAGCACGAGGATGTCCTTCGTGCCGTCGCCGGCCTCCGTGAACAGCGCCTCTTCGCGCTCGAGGAGGCGCGCATTGGCGGGGTTCAGGCCCGACTGGCTGATCACGCGCACCGCCTCCACCGCCCTGGCGTAGTCGCCGAAGCGCACCGTCGTCGCAAGCCGGAAGGTGGGCTTCTTGTGCAGGCGCACCCACGCCTCCGTGACGATCCCCAGCGCGCCTTCGGAGCCCAGGAACAGGCGATCGGGATTGGGGCCGGCGCCGGAGGTGGGCCAGCGGCGCGATGCGATGAGGCCTGCAGGCGTCACCACGCGCAGGCTCTCGATGTGGTCGTCGATCTGCGTGTAGGCCGTGGCGTAATGGCCCGCGGCGCGCGTGACGATCCAGCCCCCGAGCGTGGAGAACTCCCAGGCCTGCAGGAAGAAGCGCATGGTGAGGCCCGTGGGCTTCAGCTGGCGCTCCATGTCCGGGCCCAGGACGCCGGCCTGGATGCGCGCGGCCTGCGAGGTCTTGTCCACCTCGAGCACCTTGTCCAGGTGCTTGAGGTCGATGGTCACCAGGCCCTTGAAGCGCTCGTCGCGGGTGTGGTTCACGCCGCCTGTCACGCTCGAGCCGCCGCCGAAGGGAACGGCCGCGTAGCCGTTGGAGCCACACCAGTCGAGCACCGCGGCGACATCGGCCTCGTCGCGCGGATAGGCCACCACGTCGGGAGGATTCGAGAAATCGCGCCGATGGATCATGCGCGCCAGGTCGTGCACCGAGCGGCCGTAAGTGTGGAAGAGGCGGTCGTACTTCTCGTCGGTGCAGAAGGCCTTGAGCGGGCCGGGAATCGCCACGCGCGAGGCGCGGATCGTGGTCTCGGATTCCACCGGCATCGGCGCCGGGTCGAAGCGATCGACCTTGAAGAGGGTGGACCACGTCTTCTCGAACCAGCCGAGTTCCTCCGCCGAGACGGCATCCTCCTCGTACCCCCAGCCGTAGAAACTGCGCCGCTTCCCGCCCGTCATCGCGTCACCCATCGCCTGCCTCCTTCCCGCTGCCCGTGGAACCGCTGTGAATACATAGTCAGACGGAGTTCCAAGCGCTCAGGGACCCCGGAAAGCGCAATGATGACTACGTAGTCATTGTTTGTCAACGGATTCCGCGCCGGGGGCGGGCGCCGGGCACAGCCAGCGCTCCCCAAGCTCGAAGGCGGCATGCACGGCAAGGGCCAGGGCCGCGGCCGGGATGGCCCCCGCGAGAAGGAGGGCGTTGTCGTTCACGGCGAGCCCCTGGGCGATCCGCTCGCCGAAGCCGCCCGCGCCGACGAATGCCGCGATCGTCGCCGTGCCGACGTTCACGACCGCCGAGGTCTTAACTCCCGCGAGGATCATCGGGAGTGCCAGCGGCAGCTCGATCCTCGCAAGCGACTGGCCCGGCGTGAGCCCGAGCGCCAGCGCCGCATCCCGCAGTCCCCGGGGCACGCCCAGCAGCCCCGCATGCGTGTTGCGCGCGATGGGCAGCAGGGCATAGAGGAACAGGGCGAGGAGCGCGGGCCCGGCGCCGATGCCGGTGAGGGGAATGAGAAAGGCGAGGAGCGCCAGCGACGGCACCGTCTGCACGAGGCCCGCCAGCGCCAGCACCGGCTGCGCGAAGGCACGCACGCGAGCCGCGAGGACCCCCATCGGTACGCCCAGGGCCACGGCCGCCGCAAGCGAGGCGAAGACCAGCGTCACGTGCTCGATCGCGAGCCGCGCGAAGTCGGGTGCGAAGACGGCCGACCAGAGACCCCGCGAGGCGCCTGCCGGCCCGCCGCCCAGGAATTCGCCCGCCACCTGGTCGAAGGGCACCCGGTCGAGTTCCGCCCGGGCGTTGAGGCGGATCATCGTCCGCTCGTCGAGCCGCCCTTCGAGCGCCTTCCACGCAGCGAATGCCGCAGGGTGGCGGGCCGGTGCGTCGATGCGGTGCAGCACCACGGCGTCGTAGCGCGGGAAGAATCCCCGGTCGTCGATGAGCACACGCACGGCGAAGCGTGCGATCTTCGCGTCCGTCGTGTAGATGTCGATCACGTCGACCTGCCCGGCGCCGAGCGCCTCGTAGGCAAGGCCGTGGTCGAGCCCGCGCGGGCTTGCCTGCGGCAAGGCGTACGCCGCCTTGAGCCCCGGCCATCCGTCCTCGCGCC
The sequence above is a segment of the Betaproteobacteria bacterium genome. Coding sequences within it:
- a CDS encoding FAD-binding oxidoreductase, with amino-acid sequence MTGGKRRSFYGWGYEEDAVSAEELGWFEKTWSTLFKVDRFDPAPMPVESETTIRASRVAIPGPLKAFCTDEKYDRLFHTYGRSVHDLARMIHRRDFSNPPDVVAYPRDEADVAAVLDWCGSNGYAAVPFGGGSSVTGGVNHTRDERFKGLVTIDLKHLDKVLEVDKTSQAARIQAGVLGPDMERQLKPTGLTMRFFLQAWEFSTLGGWIVTRAAGHYATAYTQIDDHIESLRVVTPAGLIASRRWPTSGAGPNPDRLFLGSEGALGIVTEAWVRLHKKPTFRLATTVRFGDYARAVEAVRVISQSGLNPANARLLEREEALFTEAGDGTKDILVLTFESGDHPLEPWMNRALEICADHGGEWDKQALQEEDSQRKGAAGNWRNKFLRGPYLRQHAIARGVMRDTSESCITWDRYMAFQASVKERTLAAIREVTGRPGTCTVRFTHVYPDGPAPYFTWHAFGDKSKLVEQFWAIKSAASQAMCDAGGTITHHHSLGPDHRQWYDREIPPLFAETLRVVKHKLDPKLILNPGILVDP
- a CDS encoding ABC transporter permease subunit — translated: MIPSRARIAAFLALIAALIAPAKGAEPLRVGSKRFTESYVLGELLAQSAERAGERVELRPGLGNTAILFEALSRGAIDAYPEYTGTIAREILKQTQPLDLAGLNRRLAPMGLAASIPLGFSDGYALGIRESVAAAKGIATVSDLARHGDLALGLSHEFLRREDGWPGLKAAYALPQASPRGLDHGLAYEALGAGQVDVIDIYTTDAKIARFAVRVLIDDRGFFPRYDAVVLHRIDAPARHPAAFAAWKALEGRLDERTMIRLNARAELDRVPFDQVAGEFLGGGPAGASRGLWSAVFAPDFARLAIEHVTLVFASLAAAVALGVPMGVLAARVRAFAQPVLALAGLVQTVPSLALLAFLIPLTGIGAGPALLALFLYALLPIARNTHAGLLGVPRGLRDAALALGLTPGQSLARIELPLALPMILAGVKTSAVVNVGTATIAAFVGAGGFGERIAQGLAVNDNALLLAGAIPAAALALAVHAAFELGERWLCPAPAPGAESVDKQ